From Pseudoalteromonas rubra, one genomic window encodes:
- the thiI gene encoding tRNA uracil 4-sulfurtransferase ThiI: protein MFKFIVKLHPEIVIKSKSVRKRFTMVLERNIKLVLSRFDEKVTVKNNWDNITVVTHSDDPKIRKAFISGLGRIPGIVQFLEVQETTFETLDDIYQTALPLVGPQIENKTFCVRVKRQGDHDFTSSDVERYVGGGLNQNVPGARVQLRKPEVTVKIEVKGDRAYIVTTKHLGMGGFPLPTQEDVLSLMSGGFDSGVASYQMIRKGARTHFLFFNLGGAAHEIGVKQVSHYLWKQYSSTHKVRFITVDFEPVVAEILENIENSQMGVVLKRMMMRAGSAVAERFGIQALVTGECIGQVSSQTLANLNVIDRVTETLILRPLIQYDKEEIIRIARQIGTCEMAESMPEYCGVISKKPTVKAKLEKIEAEEGKFDFDVLDTVVENAIVKDIREIEAEAKEEVKEAENVSDLPAGAVVVDIRSPEEEDADPLELEGVEVIHLPFFRLATKFGDLPQDKDYYLYCNKGVMSQLQALILHENGFANVRVYRP from the coding sequence ATGTTTAAATTTATCGTCAAATTGCACCCCGAAATCGTGATCAAAAGTAAATCGGTTCGCAAACGCTTTACTATGGTACTCGAACGAAACATCAAACTGGTGCTGAGCCGCTTTGACGAAAAAGTGACGGTAAAAAATAACTGGGACAACATCACGGTGGTAACGCATAGCGACGATCCTAAGATCCGCAAAGCGTTTATCAGTGGTTTGGGCCGTATTCCTGGCATAGTGCAGTTTCTTGAAGTGCAGGAAACCACTTTTGAAACGCTGGACGACATTTATCAAACCGCACTGCCTTTGGTGGGCCCACAAATCGAAAATAAGACGTTTTGCGTTCGGGTGAAACGTCAGGGGGATCACGACTTTACCTCCAGTGATGTAGAAAGATATGTCGGCGGCGGTCTGAACCAGAATGTGCCGGGCGCACGGGTGCAACTGCGCAAGCCTGAGGTCACGGTTAAAATCGAAGTAAAAGGCGATCGCGCCTATATCGTAACGACTAAACACCTGGGAATGGGTGGTTTCCCACTGCCAACACAGGAAGATGTACTGTCTTTGATGTCAGGTGGCTTTGACTCCGGTGTGGCCAGCTACCAGATGATCCGTAAAGGGGCGAGAACCCATTTCCTGTTCTTCAACCTGGGTGGTGCGGCGCATGAGATCGGTGTAAAACAGGTGAGCCACTACTTGTGGAAGCAATATAGCTCAACCCACAAGGTGCGCTTTATCACGGTGGACTTTGAGCCGGTGGTGGCAGAAATCCTTGAGAATATCGAAAACAGCCAGATGGGCGTCGTGCTCAAACGTATGATGATGCGAGCCGGTTCCGCCGTTGCTGAGCGCTTTGGTATTCAGGCGCTGGTAACAGGTGAGTGTATTGGTCAGGTGTCGAGTCAAACACTGGCAAACCTGAACGTGATTGATCGTGTTACTGAAACCCTGATCTTACGCCCTCTGATCCAATATGATAAAGAAGAGATCATTCGTATTGCGCGCCAGATTGGCACCTGTGAAATGGCGGAGTCAATGCCTGAGTACTGTGGTGTGATCTCGAAAAAGCCGACGGTTAAAGCGAAGCTGGAAAAAATCGAAGCTGAAGAAGGCAAGTTTGACTTTGATGTGCTGGATACCGTGGTGGAAAATGCCATCGTGAAAGACATTCGCGAGATTGAAGCAGAGGCAAAAGAAGAGGTTAAAGAAGCTGAAAATGTCAGCGATCTGCCTGCCGGTGCCGTGGTGGTTGATATTCGTTCCCCGGAAGAGGAGGATGCGGATCCGCTTGAACTGGAGGGAGTTGAAGTGATCCACCTACCGTTTTTCCGCCTGGCGACGAAGTTTGGCGATTTACCACAGGACAAAGATTACTACCTCTATTGTAACAAAGGCGTGATGAGCCAGCTGCAGGCTCTGATCCTGCACGAAAATGGCTTTGCCAACGTCAGAGTATATCGCCCATAA
- a CDS encoding thiamine pyrophosphate-binding protein, translating into MSYTVAEFITLRLKQLGCYHVFGVPGTSCSDFIDSLVADPDMQFVNTVNELEAGYAADGYGRQGAIGAVSVAYGVGTLSMANGIASALTERVPLAVINGGPTDKDLRLEAEYDVLFSHSTGFGKTDLKVFRKLTLGAAEIRTLEGAADRIDRLLIMAIERSGPVYIEIPQDLWKQPIGHFSPNLAYSPKRFKRGARPFTQAVADKLAQASNPVVLLGAELVRFGLIDEAMRFVEAQNLPFYTTLLSKSLVSESHPLFCGVYDSDLAPSTVTQGVESSDCVIALGCLFGIDHRYMVTSLGDKLLRVAFNKAMIGTEVLPKLSLGASLESLNQLPELTRTDRQIPTVAGQTYQDRRAHWQSKLGDDPYNGTLGHDGIFAAIGDFLTEQPDPYYISLDTCLASFPGADIPVLDTQCFLANPIWLSIGQGTPAAIGAYFATGKRPLIVTGDGGFQMVSQAFSSFVQNQIPGIIVIIDNGSYAIEQFLIDGTFFTEPNKAPLDYVMLNGWKYENMPHVYNGGIGLRVTSYDDLLGALRHAHARPDQPCVIAAQIPMKDLPAENRAFLGI; encoded by the coding sequence ATGTCTTATACTGTTGCTGAGTTTATTACACTCAGACTAAAGCAACTTGGTTGTTATCACGTATTTGGGGTGCCCGGCACCTCATGCTCAGATTTCATTGATAGTCTGGTAGCCGACCCGGATATGCAGTTTGTGAATACAGTCAACGAGCTGGAAGCCGGCTATGCTGCTGATGGTTACGGCAGACAAGGGGCAATCGGTGCGGTATCGGTCGCGTATGGTGTTGGTACGCTCAGTATGGCAAACGGTATTGCCAGTGCCCTCACTGAACGCGTACCACTGGCCGTGATCAATGGCGGTCCGACAGACAAGGATTTACGCCTGGAAGCTGAATATGACGTCCTCTTCTCCCACTCAACCGGATTTGGCAAAACCGACCTGAAAGTGTTTCGCAAGCTGACTCTGGGTGCAGCGGAAATCCGCACTCTGGAAGGCGCAGCAGACCGCATCGATCGTTTGTTGATCATGGCCATTGAACGCTCAGGCCCGGTTTATATTGAGATCCCACAGGATCTCTGGAAACAACCGATTGGTCATTTTTCTCCTAATCTGGCTTACAGTCCGAAGCGCTTTAAGCGAGGAGCACGGCCATTCACACAAGCCGTCGCCGACAAACTTGCGCAGGCAAGTAACCCGGTCGTCCTGTTAGGGGCTGAGCTGGTGCGCTTCGGTCTGATCGATGAAGCCATGCGTTTTGTTGAAGCCCAAAACTTGCCGTTTTATACCACCTTGCTGTCCAAGTCGCTGGTCAGTGAATCTCACCCGCTGTTCTGCGGCGTTTATGATAGCGATCTGGCACCGTCCACTGTGACTCAGGGCGTTGAATCGTCAGATTGCGTCATTGCGCTTGGGTGTTTATTCGGTATCGACCATCGCTACATGGTCACCTCTTTGGGCGACAAACTGCTTCGTGTCGCATTCAATAAAGCCATGATAGGGACCGAGGTGCTGCCTAAACTGTCACTGGGCGCCTCTTTAGAGTCACTGAATCAATTACCTGAGTTGACCCGCACAGATCGCCAAATCCCTACCGTAGCGGGACAAACGTATCAGGATCGCCGTGCGCATTGGCAATCCAAACTAGGTGATGACCCGTATAACGGCACGCTCGGTCACGACGGCATTTTTGCTGCGATTGGTGACTTCCTAACGGAGCAGCCCGACCCTTATTACATCAGCCTGGATACCTGTCTGGCCAGTTTCCCGGGAGCAGATATTCCGGTACTGGATACCCAATGCTTCCTGGCAAACCCCATTTGGCTGTCAATCGGTCAGGGCACACCTGCCGCAATCGGCGCTTACTTTGCAACTGGCAAACGGCCACTGATAGTGACAGGTGATGGCGGTTTCCAAATGGTGTCGCAAGCCTTCTCGTCATTCGTCCAGAATCAGATACCTGGCATCATAGTGATCATCGACAACGGTTCATATGCCATTGAACAGTTCCTGATCGACGGTACTTTCTTTACTGAACCGAACAAAGCACCACTGGACTACGTGATGCTCAACGGCTGGAAGTACGAAAACATGCCCCATGTCTACAATGGCGGGATCGGCCTCAGAGTCACCAGTTATGATGATCTGCTGGGCGCGCTGCGTCACGCACATGCTCGTCCGGATCAACCCTGTGTCATTGCAGCACAGATCCCAATGAAAGATCTGCCGGCTGAGAACCGCGCTTTCTTGGGTATTTAA
- a CDS encoding twin-arginine translocation signal domain-containing protein — protein MKNQQHTTVSRRSFLKGTGLGLGALATSTSTFAWQNTIDVHQGVVATATLKNAGLQEQAHMQDQYIALADTLDLPIRTGHQVLIVLGVVSDKPFPYSVDSKLLHASLMHLLAQGVKAQQITIAYRSKHDLQPTSSLVVSASKALGKAFKPEHFVNTLGNTHWETLTLPQGLPGLHVLSSAKRADHIVYLGQLTDQHGQPVIPEHAIAQTLLAADGLAQYAGQLDDVTKISVLNRAVFAKVRLVANNATRFVATTDTAQCEEKCVHPGILNISNDMTSQAVFARHYLSALHNNTQVTARTAQSLVWMQHGSSRDPLTIRLVESALSRSGVALKKVTLG, from the coding sequence ATGAAAAATCAGCAACACACCACTGTGTCCAGGCGTTCCTTTTTAAAAGGAACCGGGCTGGGACTGGGCGCGCTGGCAACCAGCACTTCTACTTTTGCCTGGCAAAACACCATTGATGTGCATCAGGGCGTCGTCGCCACAGCCACACTGAAAAATGCAGGCTTGCAAGAACAAGCGCACATGCAGGATCAATACATAGCACTGGCAGACACGCTGGATTTGCCGATCCGGACAGGGCATCAAGTTTTGATAGTCCTGGGCGTCGTGTCGGATAAACCATTTCCTTATAGTGTTGACAGTAAACTCCTGCATGCAAGCCTGATGCATCTGCTGGCACAAGGGGTGAAAGCGCAGCAAATCACCATTGCTTATCGCAGTAAACACGACCTCCAACCGACCTCGTCACTGGTGGTCTCGGCAAGCAAGGCGCTGGGCAAGGCATTTAAACCAGAGCATTTTGTTAATACCCTGGGTAATACACACTGGGAGACATTGACGCTCCCCCAGGGGTTGCCGGGTTTACACGTTTTGAGCAGTGCTAAGCGTGCAGATCATATTGTGTATCTGGGTCAGCTGACCGATCAACATGGTCAGCCTGTCATACCTGAGCATGCCATTGCACAAACCCTGTTGGCTGCTGATGGGCTGGCTCAGTATGCCGGGCAACTGGATGATGTCACCAAAATCTCCGTGCTCAACCGTGCGGTGTTTGCCAAAGTCAGGTTAGTGGCAAACAACGCAACGCGATTTGTCGCAACCACAGATACTGCGCAGTGCGAGGAAAAATGTGTCCATCCGGGGATCCTGAATATCTCTAATGATATGACCAGCCAGGCGGTGTTCGCGCGTCATTACCTCAGTGCGCTGCACAATAATACACAGGTCACAGCGCGCACTGCTCAGTCATTAGTCTGGATGCAACATGGCAGCAGCCGCGATCCGCTGACTATTCGGCTGGTTGAATCAGCCCTGAGCCGTTCCGGTGTGGCATTAAAAAAAGTAACGCTGGGGTAA
- the coaD gene encoding pantetheine-phosphate adenylyltransferase, with translation MQVTALYPGTFDPLTNGHADLIKRAAKMFDTVILAIAHNPNKKPCFTLDERVALAKEVLAEHDNVKVIGFTGLLVDLARQQQANVLIRGIRAVSDFDYEFQLANMNRRLFPELESVFLTPSEKNSFISSTLVKEVALHHGDVSEFVSPLVAKALEEKLHG, from the coding sequence ATGCAAGTAACCGCTTTATATCCGGGCACCTTTGATCCGCTCACCAACGGACACGCCGATTTAATCAAACGCGCGGCCAAAATGTTCGACACTGTCATTTTAGCCATTGCACATAATCCAAACAAAAAACCCTGTTTTACGTTGGATGAACGTGTTGCTTTAGCAAAAGAGGTACTGGCGGAACATGACAACGTCAAAGTCATTGGCTTTACCGGGCTGTTAGTCGACCTCGCCCGTCAGCAGCAAGCCAATGTGCTGATCCGTGGGATCAGAGCAGTTTCTGATTTTGATTATGAGTTTCAGCTGGCAAATATGAACCGCCGTTTGTTTCCTGAATTAGAAAGTGTGTTTCTGACGCCCTCAGAGAAAAACTCTTTTATCTCTTCCACTTTGGTCAAAGAAGTGGCTTTACATCATGGTGATGTCAGTGAATTTGTCAGCCCATTAGTGGCTAAAGCTTTAGAGGAAAAGTTACACGGATGA
- a CDS encoding TetR/AcrR family transcriptional regulator, producing MNTKEKIIRTSIALFNLHGERTITTNHIASNMGISPGNLYYHFKNKEDIIRNIFALYSEHLSTHFKPLAAHDEPVEQLTQYLDSLFELMWRYHFFYDNLNDILVRDDVLKKDYIAFQARLFEQVKAVVIGLRTAEVIAISNEDANELAHMLKMVVSFWTPYVKARRMTGVLEQQDIYNGIVKVLMLFKPYATSLSRDKIQHLQQHYQTMADASLPSIA from the coding sequence ATGAATACCAAGGAAAAAATTATTCGTACCAGTATCGCCTTGTTTAATTTACATGGCGAGCGAACAATCACCACTAACCACATCGCTTCTAATATGGGGATCAGTCCTGGTAATTTGTATTACCACTTTAAAAATAAAGAAGACATTATTCGTAATATTTTTGCGCTATATAGTGAGCACCTAAGTACCCACTTTAAGCCATTAGCAGCCCATGATGAGCCTGTTGAGCAGTTGACTCAGTATCTTGACTCGCTGTTTGAGCTAATGTGGCGCTACCATTTCTTCTACGATAACCTCAATGATATTTTGGTCCGCGACGATGTCCTTAAGAAGGATTATATTGCGTTTCAGGCGCGGTTGTTTGAACAGGTAAAAGCGGTCGTTATTGGTCTGCGAACGGCTGAAGTCATTGCGATCAGTAATGAAGATGCCAATGAGCTGGCCCATATGCTGAAAATGGTGGTGAGCTTTTGGACGCCGTATGTTAAAGCACGCAGAATGACTGGAGTGCTGGAGCAGCAGGATATCTATAATGGTATTGTTAAAGTCCTGATGCTGTTTAAACCCTACGCGACTTCACTGAGCCGGGACAAAATTCAACACTTGCAGCAGCATTATCAGACAATGGCGGATGCGTCTTTGCCCAGCATAGCTTGA